The region CCGCTCTCAGCGCGCCGCCGGCCTCCGGCCGCTTGCACTCTCACGCGGGCTCGGAGTACAACACTCGTGCTTGGGGCGCTCGCCCACTGGCCGGTTTTCACCCGTCCACGACTGGCCGGTTTTCAGGTGTCCACCGAGGGCGATGCCGGGTGCCGTCCTTGGTGGTGAGGGTCCAATAGTCGCTCGGCGCGTCGTACCGGAGATGCGCGAGGATGTCGTCCTTGGTGCGGTAGAGGCTCTGGGCGCCGTCCACGAGGGCGAGATCGTAGCTGCGGCCGCCGAAGAAGAGCTTGAAGGTGTCGTCCGAAGCGGTCAGCGTGTTCTTCGTGTCCCGCGTGATCTGACCGCCCACATCGAGGGTCCAGCCCAGCCCGGCGGATTGGCCCTGGGTGCGGGCTCCCAACTCGTCGACGGTCCGGCTGTCGTAGCGGAGGACGACCGCCGGCGCCATCCCCGCGGCCCCAGCTGGGGCCACGGCCCGGATCTGGGCTGTGGCCGCACCCGTGAACAGGTCCGAACCTACACCCTCGATGGCGATGGTGTCCTCGGACTCGGTTCCCTGGGCGGGCACAATGGATAGGGTCATGACCATGACTATCGCGATGCTGAGCAGAAGTTGGCGCATGCTTGCCTCCCGGCTCATGGGGCATTGCGGATCGTTGGACCCCACCGTGCCGTGTGGTGCCTTGCTCATCAATGAACGGGTGAGCGCAACAGATGGAGGAACGGTTCGAGGCGCGTCGAAGGTCACGTGGCCGGCGCCGTGCGCCGGGCGATGAATCGCCCAGCCAGTCAACGGCGTCGTGTCACTGCCTGGATCCTGGGTTTGGGAGCACTGTCCACGGGCGAGCCGGAGTCCCTGGCGGCGCCGCCGGTGGCTCGATGCCGGATTCCGGGAGCCGGGCGGCCGCGGGGAACGGAGGCCCTGAGCCCCCAGGGCCTCCGGCGGGGGCCCGGCCGCACCGACGCGGCGCTTCGAGGGATCGCGCAAGAGCACCACCAGGGGGAGGGTGGGCTCTGCGGCCGTCAGGGGCGGCGACGGGGCCGCCGCGGCTGTAGTCGCCTCCGTCCGGGTCGGGCTGAAGAGGTTCCGTGCCGCGATGCTGTCCACTGCGGTGGACAGCGGCACGGGCGACTTCCTCTGATCCTGGATCTCCGCGAGCCGTCCGTGGTCGGGCAGCGTGACCCCGTCGGGAACCGGAGGAAGGGGGCGCCGGACGAACAGGCTCTGGTAGACCATCCAGGCCAGGAGCCGGCTACCGCCACCAGGGCCGCGTTGACCACCAGCACGACGCCGCGCTGCCGCCGCGAGAGGCCGCGACTCACGGAGACGCTCCGCGATGAGTCGGAAGCCGGCTCATCGCCCGCCGGTAGGCGCCTGGCCGCAAGCCGGCGTGCTCCTGAAACCGCCGCGACAGATGCGAGGCATCCGCGAAGCCTGCGCGCTCCGCGACCCGCTCGAGCTTGTCGTCCGTGGCGACGAGGAGGCGTCTGGCCACCTCGACCCGCACCCGCGTGATGAAGGCCTCGAGCGGGCAGCCGAGCTCCCTCGCGCAGAGATCGACCAGGTGCCGGCGCGACACGGCTAGGGGGCGGCGCACCTCGCCGACTCTGGCCTCGGCGAAGTGCGAGGCGACGAAATCGACGGCGCGGGTCACGTGGGGCCCGAGGTGGGGAACCGCGTTGGCGCCGGGCCCGAGGGCCGCGGCGAGGTGGTCCAGGAGCTTGCCCATGGGCACCGGCTGGTCGAGCATGCTGACCGCACCCAGCCGCGCCAGGTTGTAGATCGTGCTCGGCTGGCTTTGCCTGAGCAGGACGATG is a window of Candidatus Rokuibacteriota bacterium DNA encoding:
- a CDS encoding helix-turn-helix transcriptional regulator: MRGPRLLVAHGDLGFRAAVAVLLDGRVQVAAAATIAEALLVLSRLTPDAVLVEHAPPRLDAAAAIHALRARTTHAPAIVLLRQSQPSTIYNLARLGAVSMLDQPVPMGKLLDHLAAALGPGANAVPHLGPHVTRAVDFVASHFAEARVGEVRRPLAVSRRHLVDLCARELGCPLEAFITRVRVEVARRLLVATDDKLERVAERAGFADASHLSRRFQEHAGLRPGAYRRAMSRLPTHRGASP